Genomic window (Pseudovibrio brasiliensis):
TCAACAGCAGAGGTTTTCTTGGCTCCACCTTCGGAAGGCGCAGTCGCACCAGAGTTACCGGTTATTGTGTTGACCGTCCCGTTCAACAGCAGCCCAACCCCATCTGCAGTGGAACTGAGTGTTTCTTTCGGATCGGTGACAAGGCTTCCTAAGAAGGTCAATGGCTTGGCAACAGCACTTACGACACCCTCACCCGCCTGCGAAACCGTATCCATCTGCTCAATACCGCGCAGAGCTTGAAGCTCTTTAATCCGCTTTTTCAGCGTCGCGGTACCACGCACCTTGTAGGTTTTGCCCTGAACCCGAAGACTGTATTGAAGCAGCGTCCCATTCCGAAGGACGGGCGGTAAAATCTCATAATTGCTGCCACGCACGGCAACACCCTCTTCCTTCAGGATCTGAGAGAAACCCAAATCTGAAGAGGCAGAGTGGGACGGTGATGAAGCAATCGCGACCACAATGAAGATGGCAAGCAATAAAGAACAGCGCAGGAGTACGCGAATAGTTTGCGCAGTAGACATAAGATACCCGAACTCAGAACAACTATTACTAAGGCCCTATCCTTCAATAATGATCAGAAAAGGGCAGCGCCTCTGCTGAATCTCGGGGTTGAAACGAAAAATCGCAGAAGCACACAGCTCCTGCGATCCTCAAAACCGTTTGAAACCTGAGGGTTTCCTAAATTGTCAATGCAACCGTCACCGCACATGCAATCAGGAAGACGATTCCCGGCACAACGTGGGCTCTGTCGCCAGATGCCATACCAACACCTGCTGCAATCACATTGGCGACTGTGATGATACTTGCCCATACCGTCCCGGCAGTACCACCAAATCCAACCATTGCAATAACCAATACGAACGTAAGAACTGCAAGAACGCCAACTTTTGAGAAGTTGATGAAGTTCTTGTAGGTCTTCTCGTGTTCCTCATAATCCATAACAGACGCGCTCCCGTCAGCCATGATTCCCCCTCGAAACAAGTAGTTTTCCTGATACAAGTCTTTAACATCACAATGTCATGTGACGCAACTTCCGTTAAGAACCGCTCAGGAAATAACCGAGGTGTCGGGGATAATTCCAGCTGGCAGAGTATGAGCTTCAATCAGCAGCAGTCAAACCACATAAGTCCAGTTGCTGCTTTTGATGGGCAGTCAGCACATCCCGCTCAAACCCATCAA
Coding sequences:
- a CDS encoding aa3-type cytochrome c oxidase subunit IV codes for the protein MADGSASVMDYEEHEKTYKNFINFSKVGVLAVLTFVLVIAMVGFGGTAGTVWASIITVANVIAAGVGMASGDRAHVVPGIVFLIACAVTVALTI